CTTCATGTTGATGATCTGGTCGAGACGGGCGCGGAAAAGGTCGTCGTGCCGCGCTGCTTGCTGTTGTTTCGGTCGCATCTGAATTCCCCGCTAGGAAGGCATTCAGAGAATCACAAACCGACCAAAAAATGAATCCTAAATAGCAAGAAAACACCGTCCCAAGCTATGATTTCCTGCAATGCGAAAGGTGCCTAATCCGCAAAACCGCGAGCTCTGTCATAGACGTTGGAGATTTTCACAGGGGACTAATTAAGGGGACGCGGACGGTTTGTTAAGAAATCGGCCTTCTTCCCGGTAACATTCCTTAATTAAGAGGACGCGGACGGTCGTCGGACGGTCGGTATTCGCGGTATTCTGGGCTTCAGCGTGGCAGGTCGTTCACGTAATGCACCCGCCAGGCCAGCGGGATGGTGGGGTCGGGTATGGCTTCGAGGCGGCACAGCGAGAGGTTGTCGATGACCAGGGCCAGCGCCTTGTCGGGCGTCAGCTCGAGGGCGGCGGCCAGCGCCGCGCGGATGGAGCCGCCGTGGGCCACGGCGACGATGTGGCGGCCGGCGTGGGCGGCGCTGAGGCGCTCGATGGCCGGCGCCACGCGTTCGATAACCGTCGCAAAACTCTCGCCGCCGGGCGGCTCGGCGGTGCCGGGCGAGGCCCACAGGGCCGGGTCCGTTTGGGCCCGGATCTGGTCGTAACTCAGGCCCTGCCAGTCGCCGAAGCCCTGTTCGATGAAGTCGGGCTCGACCAGGTCGGGCTCGGCCTTCTCGCCCCGCGCGGCTCGAATGGCGTCGAAGGTTTGCCGCGTGCGCCGGAGCGGGCTGGTGATCCACAGCGCATCCTCGGGCAGCCGTGCCGCCAGGGCGGCGAAGGCGGCTGCGTCCGAGACGTCGGCGGCCAGGTCCATCTGGCCGTACAACAGGCCGGTCATCTCGGTCACCGGGGCATGGCGCACCCACCACCAGGTCGTCGTGGTCATGAACGCCAGGCGCTGAGCGCCGCCTTCAGTTGCCGGCCGCGCTCTCCCGGGAGCCCAAAGCGCAGCCAGTCGGGGCGCTCGGGGTAGTGGCGCACCAGGATGCGATGGCGGCGCAGCACCTCACAGATCTCGGCCGCCGCCGGGGTGTGGACCAGACGGTAGAGCACGGTGCCGCCGATGACCTCGAGGCCGGCCCGGCCCAGCATGAGGTCGAGCTCGCCCGCCGCCGCCGCCAGGCGTTGGTGCGTTGCCGCGATCCAGGCCTGGTCGGCGAAGGCCTGCGTGGCGATCCAGGCGGCCGGGCTGGAGAAGGCCCAGGGGCCGAGTGCCGCGCGGATGCGGCCAGCAATCTGCGGTGCCGTGATGGCGAAACCCAGCCTCAGGCCGGCCAGGCCGAAGAACTTGCCGAACGAGCGCAGCACGATGCGGCTTGGGCGGTCGAGTTGCCTCACCGTGGCGGCCAGGCTGAGCTCGGGCTCGAGGTCGGCGAAGGCCTCGTCGACCACCAGCCAGCCCCCACGGGGGGAGCCCCCACGGGGGGCAAGCCCTGCCGCCAGTTCCTCCAACTCGGCCGGGGCGAAGCGGCGGCCGTCGGGGTTGTTGGGGTTGGCCAGCACCACCACGTCGCAATCGCCGGCGTCGATCTCGCCCAGCGCCACCACCTCGTGGCCGGCGGCGGCCCAGCAGGGCTCGTGCTCGACGTAGGTGGGGCGCAAGACGGCGACGCGGCCGGCCGGCCGCAACCCTGGCAGCAACTGGATCAGCGACTGCGAGCCGGACGCGGCCACCACGCAGGCCGGATCGGGGGCGCCGTAATAGGCCGCGGCGGCGGCCAGCAGTTCGGCCTCGACGCCGCTGTCCGGGAGCCGCGTCCAGGCTTCCTCGGGCAATTCGCCAAAGGCATAAGGGTAGGGGTTGATACCGGTCGAGAGGTCGAGCCAGTCAACGCCACCGCCCCCGCCGCCGTCTTCGTGCGCCCGGCGGGCGGCCGCCAGGTCGCCGCCGTGATGCTGGGCGGCGATCTCCGTATCCGCTTTCACGACGCCTGCTCAGCTCAACCAGTAGCCGCCGTCGATCAGCAGGGTCTGGCCGATCGAGTGGCTGAGATCGGTGCAGGCGGCCAGCACGGCGCTGGCGATGTCCTCGGGCTGGGCGATGCTACCCAGTGCCGTGCGCTCGACCACGGTCTGAACCACCGCCGGGTCCCAGGATTTGGTGAACTCGGTATTGACCAGGCCCGGCGCCACCCCCATGACGCGGATCTTGGGCGCCAGGGCCCGGGCCAGCGACATGGTGAGGTTGTTGAGCCCCCCCTTGGAGGCGGCATAGGCGATGTTGCTGCCGGTCGCCGTGGTGGCGGCCAGCGATGAGATGTTGATCACCACCGGCGCCTCGGCCGCTTCCAGCATAGGCCGGAAGGCGCGGATGCAGCCGATGACGCCGCGCAGGTTGGTGATCAGAATGCGGTCGATGAGTTCGTCCGTCAGGGCCTCCAGATCGCTGTGCTGCACGACCTGCGAGACGGCGGCATTGTTGACCAGGATATCCAGCCGGCCCTCACCGTCGTTGACGGACTTGGCGGCGGCGGCCAGGGCTTCGGCGTCGGTGATCGAGGCCTGGACGATGCGGTGGCCCGAGCCCGATAGACTGGCCAGCACTTCCTCGGCACCGGCGGCGCTGTCCCGGTGGTTGATCAGCACCGTGGCGCCCTGGGCCGCGAAAAGCTGCGCCGTGGCCGCCCCGATGCCCCGGCTGGCGCCGGTCACAAGGGCGATCTTTCCCGCCAGTCTGGACATTCCGAACCTCGTTTCCTGCCGATGAGCTGCGCCCGTTATAGCCCGAACCGGAGGGTGACGTGGGAAATTTGCAGCCCATTGGCAATTGTTTGTTTTTAAAACAGTCCCGTTTCGGGTATATCTGTATTACCAACAATAAAGCCGTTCGGCTTGAAGCTGCGGGCCGCTCGCGCTATGCAGCGCAGGCCCACAGTTGCCTCGAAGAAGGTACCTCATGAACAACATCGGCAACGGCCACCAGGTGGCGGACTTTTACGACCGCGAGCGGCTGCTGGCGCTGGATGGCGAGTTCCGCGCCTTCCTGGCCGGGCGCGACCCTGAACTGGCCGGGCGTTTGGACGCCGGCCGGGCCGATGCCGACGCCTTGGGCGCCGACGAGGCCGAGCTGATCATCGAGCTAGCGCCGCATCTGGAGGCCTTTCTGGCCCGTGAGTTCGGTATCGAAGCGGAACTGGCCGAACTCAGCGAACGCCATAGTGTCCTCGATCCGGTCTTCGAGGTGAGGCGCAATTTCGTCCAGCGCCGGGCGCTGAAGGGCGTCAAGCCCGAGGCGGCGGCGGAAATCCCTGGCCCGGCGCTGGCGGCCGAGCTGGCGGCGCTGATCGGCCAGCCCCTCGAGGACATAGCATTCGCCCGGGCCGTGCTGGGCTGGCTGGAAAACCCGGACGACAACGCCGCTGCTCTCGAAACGGCGGCCTCCTATGCCGCCTGGGCCACGCTCTCGGGCCAGGGGCCCGAAAGCGTGCTGTTCGTCAGCCCGGACAAGGTCGACCACGGCGATCTCTTGCCGGCCGTGCACCAGGAAGAACACGACGGTGTGGCTTGCCACGTGCTGGGCGACGACCACCGCCGGCGGCGCCAGGGCTTTCACCTCACCGACCAGGGCACCGACCTGGCCGGGGCACTGGGCGAGGCCAACTACTGCATCTGGTGCCACCGGCAGCAGAAGGACAGTTGCGCCCGCGGTTTGCGGCAAAAAGTCAAAGACGGCCCGGCGCCCTTCCGCGACGATCCGCTGGGCGTGACGCTGACCGGCTGCCCGCTGGAGGAACGCGTCTCGGAATTCCAGTACCTCAAGGCCCAGGGCCTGGCGCTCGGTGCCCTGGCCGTGGTGGCCATCGACAACCCGCTGGTGGCCGCCACCGGGCACCGCATCTGCAACGACTGCATGAAGGCCTGCATTTACCAGCGCCAGACCCCGGCCAACATCCCCGAGGTCGAATCGCGGACGCTGAAGGACGTGCTGGGGCTGCCCTGGGGCTTCGAGATCTATTCCCTGCTGACGCGCTGGAACCCGCTCAACCTGCGGCGACCCGTGCCCAAGCCGGCCAGCGGCAAGCGCGTCTTGGTGGTGGGCATGGGGCCGGCCGGCTTCACGCTGGCGCATCATCTTTTGCAAGAGGGCCATACCGTGATCGGCATCGACGGCCTCAAGATCGAGCCCCTCGAGGCGGCGCTCTCGGGCGTGGCGGCCGATGGCAGCCGCCGGCCCTTCGAGGCCATAGCCGACACAGGCGCGCTTTACGAAGACCTCGACGACCGCATCATGGCCGGCTTCGGCGGCGTCGCCGAATACGGCATCACGGTGCGCTGGGACAAGAATTTTCTCAAATTGATCCGGCTGCTGCTGCAACGCCGCGAACGATTTGCGCTCTTTGGCGGCGTCCGTTTCGGTAGCACCATCACGCTCGAAGATGCCTGGGAGCAGGGCTTCGACCACGTCGCCCTGGCCCTGGGAGCCGGCCGCCCCACCATCCTCGACCTGCCGGGCGGCCTGGCCCGGGGAGTGCGAACCGCGTCCGACTTCCTCATGGCGCTGCAGCTCACCGGTGCCGCCAAACGGAACTCCATCGCCAACATGCAGCTGCGCCTGCCGGTGGTGGTCATCGGCGGCGGCCTGACGGCCATCGACACGGCCACCGAATCGCTGGCCTACTATCCCCGCCAGGTGGAAAAATTCCTGGCGCGCTATGAGGTGCTGGCGGCCAAGCACGGCGAGGACCAGGTGCGGGGGCGCTGGAGCGAAGAGGAGCGCGGCATCGCCGACGAATTCCTGGGCCACGCCAGGGCGCTGCGCCAGGAACGCGATGACGCCGCCGCCGAGGGCCGCGAGGCGCGCGTGGTGGAGCTTTTGCGCCAGTGGGGCGGCGTTACCATCGCCTACCGCAAGCGCCTGATCGACAGCCCTGCCTACACCCTCAACCACGAGGAAATCGAGAAGGCCCTGGAAGAAGGCGTGCGCATCGCCGAGCGACTCTCGCCGACGGCCGTAGAGGTCGACGACCAGGGCGCCGCCCGGGCGCTCACGGTGGCGCGCATGAGCCTTGACGAGGAGGGCCGCTGGCAGGCCGGCGAAAGCTTCGAGATGCCGGCGCGTTCGATCTTCATCGCCGCCGGTACCCAGCCCAACACCATGCTGCTCCGCGAAGGCGCGCTCGAGCTGGAGCTCGACGGTAGCTACATCCAGGCCCGCGATGCCGAGGGCCGGCCGGTCAGTCCCGAACACGGCCTGGCCAAGCCCGAGGACGTGCACGTGCTGGTGTCCCGGCACGACGACGGCCGCTCGGTCAGCTTCTTCGGCGATCTCCATCCCAGCTTCGCCGGCAACGTAGTCAAGGCCATGGCCAGTGCGACGCTGGGATACCCCTTGATCAATGCCTCGCTGGAAGCCATCGCGGCGCATTCCCAGGCCACCGACGCCGACTTCATCGCCGCCCTCGATGGCGACCTCAGGGCCAGCGTCGAGCGCGTCGAGGTCCTGGCTCCCAACATCGTCGAGGTGGTGGTGCGGGCGCCCGCGGCGGCGCGGCATTTCCGCCCGGGCCAGTTCTACCGCTTGCAGAATTTCGAGACCCTGGCGGCGGTGGCAAACCATACCCGCCTGGCCATGGAGGGCCTGGCGCTGACCGGCGCCTGGGTTGACCGCGAACAAGGGCTGTTGGGCATGATCGTGCTGGAGATGGGGGGATCTTCCAGCCTTTGCCGCTACCTCAAGCCGGGTGAACCGGTGGTCGTCATGGGACCCACCGGCGAGCCCACCGAGATTCCCGCCAATGAGACCGTGCTGCTGGCCGGTGGCGGGTTGGGCAACGCCGTGCTGTTCTCGATCGGTCAGGCGCTGCGCGCCGCCGGCAGCCGGGTGCTTTACTTCGGCGCCTACCGCACGCCCGAGGACCGCTACAAGGTCGAGGAAATCGAGGCCGCCGCCGATCTCATCGTCTGGTGCTGCGAGGCCGAGCCCGGATTCACCCCCGGCCGCGACCAGGACCGCACTTTCGTCGGTAACATCGTCGAGGCCATGGTGGCCTATGGGGCGGGCGGGCTGGGCCTGCAGGACATTGCCTTGGCCGATGTCGACCGCATCGTCGCCATCGGCTCGCACGGCATGATGGCGGCGGTGGCGGCGGCCCGCCACGGTCCGCTGGCCGGCCAAATCAAAACACCGCACTTCGCCATCGGCTCGATCAACTCGCCCATGCAATGCATGATGAAGGAAATCTGCGCCCAGTGCCTGCAAAGCCACGTCGATCCCGAAACGGGCGAGCGCAGCCACGTCTTTTCCTGTGCCAACCAGGACCAGCCGCTCGACCACGTCGACTGGTCGGGGCTGGATGCCCGCCTCAAGCAAAACGCCGTGCTGGAAAAGCTCACGGCCCAGTGGATCGCCCACTGTCTGGAAGGCGCCGCCGCGGAATAGGATGCTTCAGAAGATCCCGGCTTCCAGACCGGCGGCCATCAGGCGGCCGAGGTCGCGGCACTGGGCGGCGAAATTCTCGACGAAATCGCCGCGGCAGATCAGCGGCTCGTGGACGGCGCGCCAGCGCAAGCCCGTGGTGATGGTTTTGACGCCGCGGCAGGTGCCGGTGCCGTCGTGGCCGGCCCGGACGTAAAGCGCGTAGGCCAGCCCCTGGGTCTCCTCCAGGCAAGCGTAGTAGCTGCGGTCGAAGAAATCCTTGAGCGCGCCGCTCATGTAGCCCAGGTTCTCGGTGGTGCCCAGGATCACGGCACCGGCCGCCAGCACGTCCGCGGGGCCGGTGTCGAACGGCGAGCGCACGTTGACCTCGATCTCGGATTCGCGGGCACCTTCGACCACGGCATCGCGTAGCCGCACGGTATTGGGGGACGGTGCAAAGGCGACGATCAAGAGAGGTTTGGCCATGGCGGCATTTTTGGCCCGCCCCACGCCCAGGTCAATCGAGTAGAATGGCGCTTTCCCAGGCCAGGCAAAGGACATTGATATGAGTTCCGACAAAGTGGCGATCGTTACCGGGGCCGGTAGCGGCATCGGCCAGGCCGTCAGCGTGGCGCTTTCCGGCGCGGGCTATGCCGTGGCCCTGGCCGGACGCAGGGCCGGGGCCCTGGAGGAGACGGCCGCCGAGGCCAGCGGCGAGACGCTGGTTGTGCCCACCGACGTGGGCCAAGCCGAGTCTGTCGCCACCCTCTTCCGCGCCACCAAGGAGGCCTTCGGCAGGCTTGATCTGTTGTTCAACAACGCCGGTTCCGGCACGCCACCCAAACCGCTCGAGGATGTCACGCTGGCCGAATGGCAGGGCGTGGTCGATGCCAACCTGACCGGCGCCTTTCTTTGCACCCAGGAAGCCTTTCGTCTGATGAAGGAGCAAGAGCCGCGCGGCGGCCGCATCATCAACAACGGCTCCATCTCGGCCCACGTGCCGCGGCCCTTCTCGGCCCCCTATACGGCCACCAAGCACGCCGTCACCGGCCTCACCCGCTCGACCTCGCTGGACGGCCGGGCCTACGACATCGCCTGCGGCCAGATCGACATCGGCAACGCCGCCACGGAGATGACCGAGCGCATGAAAGACGGCGTGCCTCAGGCCGACGGCAGCCTGGCGCCCGAGCCCACCATGGCGCTCGACAACGTGGCCAGCGCGGTGCTCTGCATGGCTGGCCTGGCGCCCGAGGCCAACGTCCAGTTCCTCACCGTGATGGCAACCAAGATGCCGTTTGTCGGGCGGGGGTAAGGTATTTCAGACCGTGGAGGCTGCCATGCAGAACGCCCAGGTTCTCGATTTTCTCTACGACACGAATTGGTCCGATCTTCCCGTCGATATCCAACGACTGGCGCAAACTTGCGTCTTCGACCTGCTGGGGGTGGCGGCCGGGTCGCTGGCCACCGCTGCTTCGCGAATGATCCGCGATCATGCCGTGGCGCATTTCGCACCCGGCCACGACGCTCCGGCTTCGCGCCTGCTGTTCGACGGCAGGCCCGCCAGCCCCGTTGGCGCGGCGCTGGCGGGCGCGCTCTCTATCGACAGCCTGGACGGACACGATGGCTACCGCCCGGCCAAGGGCCATGTCGGTGTCGCCGTGCTGCCGGCAATTCTGGCCATTGCCGATAGCGAGAAAACGGCGCTCGATGGCCGCTCGTTCCTTAACCTGATTGTCCTGGGATATGAACTGGCCAGCCGCATGGCGGTGGCGCAGCACAGCACGACCAGTGACTACCACGCCTCGGGCTCATGGAACGGCGTGGCCTGCGCCGCCCTGGCCGCCCGCCTGCTGGAGCTTGATCAGGGCCGGGCGCGGGAAGCCATGGGGATAGCGGAGTACCACGGGCCGCGCAGTCAGATGATGCGTTGCATCGCCCACCCGACCATGGTCAAGGACAGCTCGGGCTGGGGCGCCATGACCGGTGTCTCGGCAGCCTATCTGGCGCAAGCGGGCTTTAGCGGCGCGCCGTCCTTGATCGTCGAGGCCGCCGATAGCCAGTTCGCCTGGCGGGATTTGGGCAGCCGCTGGCTGATTGCCGAGCAGGATTTCAAGCCCTATCCCGTGTGCCGCTGGGCCCACGCGGCCATAGCCGCGGTCGAAGGGTTGCAACAGCGCCACGCCATAAAACCCGAAACCATCGAGCGCATCGAGATTTTCACCTTTCACCAAGGCTGTTGCCTCAACCATCCGCGGCCAAGCACCACCGAGCAGGCGCAATACAGCCTGCCCTTTCCCGTCGCCGCCATGTTGGCCAAAGGCAAGGTGGGGGCGCTAGAGGTGACCAGCGGTCTCGATGATCCCGACATTCTGCGCCTGGCCGATCGCGTGGAAATGATCGATAGCGCCGAATACAACGCCTGTTTTCCGGCCCAGCGCCTGGCCCGCGCCACTATTACGCTGAGCGACGGTGCGCGCTACGAGTCCGATACCACCCCGGCCATCGGCTCCCCCGAAACGCCGTTGAGCGGCGCTGAGCTTGAAGGCAAATTCCACGACCTCGCTGATCCCGTTCTGGGGTCGGATCATGCCCATGCCGTAAAGCTGTGCCTGGAAGCGCTGCCGCAAGCCGACTCCCTTCAGCCCTTGCTCGAGACCATCCTGATCGCGCCCGGAAACATCAAAATTGCGAGTTCGGCCGCCTAACCCGCATTTCAAGATTGATCCCGGCTTTTCGATCCAGTCCCTGCCACGGCCGGAGTCCCTCCGGTACCGGAAGCACATCTGGTACCTAAGACCGCTCCGAACTGCTATGTTGGGCGGTGTGCAGGAAGTCATCTGAGGGATGCCGGTTCAAATCAAGGGGAGGGCCGTGAAGCAAGGGGAGGGCCGTGAAGAAGGACTCCAAAACGGCGGCAAGCCGGTCTCGCAAAGCCGCCGAACAGGGTACTGAAGGCCTTGCGGATACAGGTATCTCCTTGGGTCATCTACCGCACCACAGAATGGCAGTTTAGGGTAATCCCTAATGAATGTCTTGACGTCATCTGCCGCAGGCACTGTGATGGTGGCGAAGCTCGACCCAGGGAGTGGTGGTCATCCGAGGGACGTCGGCTCGAATCAACGGGAGGTTCAGACATGAAACCGAAAGTGTTGATCTCGCTTTTCCTATGGGTGGCCCTTCTGACACCCGTAGCGGCTCAGGATTACGATGCCGGTATGCGCGCCTACCGGGCCAAGGATTATGCTGGCGCGGTCCGCCAATGGACGCCCTTGGCCAAGCAGGGAATCGCCCGGGCCCAGAACAGTCTGGGCTATATGTATGCCGCTGGCAGGGGCGTGAAGAAGAACTCCAAAACAGCGGCTAGCTGGTATCGCAAAGCTGCCGACCAGGGCAATGCCCGGGCGCAATCGAGGCTGGGAGAGCTCTTTGAGGCTGGTCGCGGCGTGGCCAAGAGCTACCAGGAAGCCCAAAAATGGTATCGCAAGGCCGCCGAGCAGGGCCTGGCCAGGGCCCAGTACACCCTGGCACGACTGCACTGGTTCGGGCGCGGCGTGAAGAAGAACTATCCCGAAGCAGCCAAATGGTATCGCCAGGCCGCCGAGCAGAACTATGCCAAGGCCCAATCCTCGCTCGGCTACATGTACATCAAAGGCCAAGGCCTGAAGAAGAGCAGCGCCATGGCGGCAGGTTGGTATCGCAAAGGGGCGGCCCTGGGCAACCCGGTGGCCCAGTCGCGGTTGAGCAGTCTACTGGCCGCGGGCAAAGGCGTGGCGAAGGATTCGGTCGAGGCTTACTTCTGGATGACGGTGGCCATCAAGCGCAGCAGCGGAAAGCTCAAGAAGGGCATCACGGCGAAACGCGCCCGCCTGGCCAAGTCGCTGACTGCGGCCCAGATCAAGAGTGCCGACAAGCGTGCGGCCGGGTGGCGGGTCAAGAGGCGGAAGTAGTCGAATCCCCTACGCCATCGAGCCCCGGCCAAGGCCTGCCAGGGAACGCCTGTAACGCCTGTAGTGAACCAAACGACCTTGGCCCGGCCATCAGGTCCCGGCTATTCGAGGCCGAAAAGCCGGGCCGCGTTGCCGCCCAAGAGCTTGTCGCGCACCGTGTCCTTCAATTCCATGGCCCGCCATTCGGCCAGCGCCCGGCCGATCTCGAAGGCCGGCCAGTCGGTGCCGAACAGGATCTGGTCCTGCAAAACGCTGTTCATGAAGCGATAGACCACTTCCCAGCCGCTGCCCGGCGCGGCGATGTACTTGGGCGCCAGGCCGCCGAATTCGAGATAGACGTTGGCGTGCTTGCGGGCCACCGCCACCATCTCGGCCGTCCAGGGCCAGCCGGCGTGGGCGGCGACGATGCGCAGCTTGGGGAAATCGCAGGCGATCTGGTCCAAGAGCATGGGGTGGTCGTTGCCGAAGGGATGCGTGGTGCCGTAGTTGATGCCGGTGTGGACGAAGGCCACGAGGTCGAGCTCGGCGGTCTTGGCGTAGACCGGGTAGAGCCGGCGGTCGTCGATGGCGGTGTGGAAGAAGGCGGGCTGGATCGAGACCCCGACGAAACCGAGCTCTGCGCAGGCTGCCACCTGGCCGACGGCGCGCATGATGTCGATGGGCGGCACCTGGGCCACCGTGCCGACGCCCAGATAGCGCCCGGGTTCGTCGGCCACCAGCTCGGCCGTGGCCTGGTTGAGCTCGTCGGAATAATCCCCGTGTTCGTATTCGGCGTGGACCAGGGCCTTGTCGACGCCCTCGGCCGCCAGCGCCGCCGCGAGTTCTGCCCGGCCGTAGGTGGCGCGGGCGGACAGGTCCAGCACGGCGTCGTAGCCCTCGGTGAGGACATCAGGCCGCTCGGCCATGTCGCTGCGCAGATCGGCGGGCAGGCGGACGCGGGCGTCGATGATCATGATCTCGCTCCCAGGTTTGGCGAACTTGTGCGACGATATCGGCGTATCTGCGCCACCTCAAGAAGGCTATGCCGTGACCGAGCTGCTCCCCGAGCTCGCACTGATCAGCGACTACGTGGCCCACTGGGCCCGCCAGAGGCCGAAGCAGGCGGCGCTGGTGCTCGACGACGATGTCGTCAGCTATGGCGAGTTCGAAGCCCGGGTCGAGGCCGTCTCCCGGGCCCTGGTGGCGGCCGGCGTCGGCCACGGCGAGCGCATTGCCCAGCTGACCACGCCCCGGCCCGAATTCATGGTGCTTTACGCTGCCGCGGCCCGTATCGGCGCCATCTGGCTCGGCCTCAATCCCCGGGCACGCTATGACGAGCTGGCCTACATCGTCGGCGATTCGCAGCCGCGGCTGCTGTTCGCCATGCCGGAGTTAGAGGGCCGCGACTACGGCGCCGACATGCGCCGCTTGCTGGCGGAAACCGGTTCCGTCGAGCAACTCGTGATGATGGCAACCGAGGCGGCGGAGCCGGCGATCCCGTTCGAGGATTTCCTGGCCCTTGGCACCGGCATCGACGAAACGACCTTCGAGGAATCCGGCGCCCGCGCGCGGCCCGAGGATCCGGCGCTGATCGTCTATACCTCGGGTAGCACCGGCCGGCCCAAGGGAGCCATGCTGAGCCAGCGCGGCATCGTGCGCACCTGCCTGGAGCAGTGCCGGCACTGGTGGGCCGAGCCCTTCCGCATCATCGTCAACGTGCCCGTCAACCACGTCGGCGGCGCCGTCCAGGGCGCCACGCAGGCCCTGGTGGCCGGCGGCACCAACGTTTTGATGGAGCGCTTCGATGCGGCCGCCATCCCGGGCGTCATCGCGGCCCACGGCATCACCGTCATGCACCAGGTGCCGACCATGTACCAGATGATTCTGGACCGACCCGAGGTGGCGGCGCACGACCTCTCGTCGCTGGAGGTGGTGATCTGGAGCGGGGCGCGCTGCCCGGCCGAACTGATCGCCAGGCTGCGCCGCCTCGCGCCAAAACTCTTCACCAGCTACGGCTGCACCGAGGTCGGCGGGGAGGTGCTCTATACCGCCGCAGGCGCCGACGACGCCCTGCTGGCCGAGGCGGTGGGCCGGCCGGCGGCGGACTTCTCGGTGCGCCTGGCCGATGCCGCCGGCCGGTCCGTCGAGGCGGGCACAGACGGCGAAATCCAGGTCAAGGACGCGGTCGTCATGCAAGGCTATTTCGGGCGCGCCGAAGAGAGCGCCGCGGCTTTCACCGAAGACGGCTGGCTCTGCACCGGCGATGTCGCCCGGGTACGCGAGGACGGCCAGTGGCAAATCGTCGGACGCTTGAAGGAGATGTTCAAATCGGGCGGCTACAACGTCTATCCCCGCGAGGTCGAGCTGGTGCTGGAAAGCCATCCCGGCGTCGCCATGGCCGCCGTGGTCGGCGCCCCCGATGCGCTCTACGACGAGGTGGGGTTCGCTTTCGTGGCGCCTGAGGAAGGCGCGGTGCTGATGCCCGACGAACTCGCGGCGTTCTGCCGGGCGCGCCTTTCCAACTACAAGGTGCCCAAGCGCATCTTCGTCGAAGCGGCGCTGCCGCTGCTGCCCATCGGCAAGATCGACAAGTCGGACCTGGGCGCCCGGGCTCGCGAGCTGGTGGCGGCGGAGAGCCGGGGCGGTTCAGGATAGATCGGCAGGGCGGAGAAGCTCCGGGGGCAGGGTGATGATCGCCCGTGTGCGTTGATCCGGGGTGCTGTCGAGCTTGAGGCTGCCGCCGTGCAGCTCCGCCGGCGTCTCGCCAACTGCAATTTCAGGCCGGTACCGCCCGCCCTGTTGCTGGGCCACCAGATTGTGAGTTACGCCGCATTGGAGAGGCGGGATCCGCTTTCACCGCCATTGCGACAGTTCTTGGCGGCTGGTCGAACTGAAGCGAATAGCCATAAGCCGAAAAACACCCAAGACCTTCTACTGAAGTGGGCAGGGATGGAGAAGAGATATGATCAAAGGTTATTTATGAAAAAAGCTAACTGCTCTCGGACGCTTTTTTCAAAGTTGTCGCCGAGGTAAATTTCAAAATGACTGATTGGATAGTGTCTGACTTCCG
This window of the Alphaproteobacteria bacterium genome carries:
- a CDS encoding histidine phosphatase family protein codes for the protein MTTTTWWWVRHAPVTEMTGLLYGQMDLAADVSDAAAFAALAARLPEDALWITSPLRRTRQTFDAIRAARGEKAEPDLVEPDFIEQGFGDWQGLSYDQIRAQTDPALWASPGTAEPPGGESFATVIERVAPAIERLSAAHAGRHIVAVAHGGSIRAALAAALELTPDKALALVIDNLSLCRLEAIPDPTIPLAWRVHYVNDLPR
- the cobD gene encoding threonine-phosphate decarboxylase CobD translates to MKADTEIAAQHHGGDLAAARRAHEDGGGGGGVDWLDLSTGINPYPYAFGELPEEAWTRLPDSGVEAELLAAAAAYYGAPDPACVVAASGSQSLIQLLPGLRPAGRVAVLRPTYVEHEPCWAAAGHEVVALGEIDAGDCDVVVLANPNNPDGRRFAPAELEELAAGLAPRGGSPRGGWLVVDEAFADLEPELSLAATVRQLDRPSRIVLRSFGKFFGLAGLRLGFAITAPQIAGRIRAALGPWAFSSPAAWIATQAFADQAWIAATHQRLAAAAGELDLMLGRAGLEVIGGTVLYRLVHTPAAAEICEVLRRHRILVRHYPERPDWLRFGLPGERGRQLKAALSAWRS
- a CDS encoding SDR family oxidoreductase, with the protein product MSRLAGKIALVTGASRGIGAATAQLFAAQGATVLINHRDSAAGAEEVLASLSGSGHRIVQASITDAEALAAAAKSVNDGEGRLDILVNNAAVSQVVQHSDLEALTDELIDRILITNLRGVIGCIRAFRPMLEAAEAPVVINISSLAATTATGSNIAYAASKGGLNNLTMSLARALAPKIRVMGVAPGLVNTEFTKSWDPAVVQTVVERTALGSIAQPEDIASAVLAACTDLSHSIGQTLLIDGGYWLS
- a CDS encoding FAD-dependent oxidoreductase; this encodes MNNIGNGHQVADFYDRERLLALDGEFRAFLAGRDPELAGRLDAGRADADALGADEAELIIELAPHLEAFLAREFGIEAELAELSERHSVLDPVFEVRRNFVQRRALKGVKPEAAAEIPGPALAAELAALIGQPLEDIAFARAVLGWLENPDDNAAALETAASYAAWATLSGQGPESVLFVSPDKVDHGDLLPAVHQEEHDGVACHVLGDDHRRRRQGFHLTDQGTDLAGALGEANYCIWCHRQQKDSCARGLRQKVKDGPAPFRDDPLGVTLTGCPLEERVSEFQYLKAQGLALGALAVVAIDNPLVAATGHRICNDCMKACIYQRQTPANIPEVESRTLKDVLGLPWGFEIYSLLTRWNPLNLRRPVPKPASGKRVLVVGMGPAGFTLAHHLLQEGHTVIGIDGLKIEPLEAALSGVAADGSRRPFEAIADTGALYEDLDDRIMAGFGGVAEYGITVRWDKNFLKLIRLLLQRRERFALFGGVRFGSTITLEDAWEQGFDHVALALGAGRPTILDLPGGLARGVRTASDFLMALQLTGAAKRNSIANMQLRLPVVVIGGGLTAIDTATESLAYYPRQVEKFLARYEVLAAKHGEDQVRGRWSEEERGIADEFLGHARALRQERDDAAAEGREARVVELLRQWGGVTIAYRKRLIDSPAYTLNHEEIEKALEEGVRIAERLSPTAVEVDDQGAARALTVARMSLDEEGRWQAGESFEMPARSIFIAAGTQPNTMLLREGALELELDGSYIQARDAEGRPVSPEHGLAKPEDVHVLVSRHDDGRSVSFFGDLHPSFAGNVVKAMASATLGYPLINASLEAIAAHSQATDADFIAALDGDLRASVERVEVLAPNIVEVVVRAPAAARHFRPGQFYRLQNFETLAAVANHTRLAMEGLALTGAWVDREQGLLGMIVLEMGGSSSLCRYLKPGEPVVVMGPTGEPTEIPANETVLLAGGGLGNAVLFSIGQALRAAGSRVLYFGAYRTPEDRYKVEEIEAAADLIVWCCEAEPGFTPGRDQDRTFVGNIVEAMVAYGAGGLGLQDIALADVDRIVAIGSHGMMAAVAAARHGPLAGQIKTPHFAIGSINSPMQCMMKEICAQCLQSHVDPETGERSHVFSCANQDQPLDHVDWSGLDARLKQNAVLEKLTAQWIAHCLEGAAAE
- a CDS encoding flavodoxin family protein; translated protein: MAKPLLIVAFAPSPNTVRLRDAVVEGARESEIEVNVRSPFDTGPADVLAAGAVILGTTENLGYMSGALKDFFDRSYYACLEETQGLAYALYVRAGHDGTGTCRGVKTITTGLRWRAVHEPLICRGDFVENFAAQCRDLGRLMAAGLEAGIF
- a CDS encoding SDR family oxidoreductase; this encodes MSSDKVAIVTGAGSGIGQAVSVALSGAGYAVALAGRRAGALEETAAEASGETLVVPTDVGQAESVATLFRATKEAFGRLDLLFNNAGSGTPPKPLEDVTLAEWQGVVDANLTGAFLCTQEAFRLMKEQEPRGGRIINNGSISAHVPRPFSAPYTATKHAVTGLTRSTSLDGRAYDIACGQIDIGNAATEMTERMKDGVPQADGSLAPEPTMALDNVASAVLCMAGLAPEANVQFLTVMATKMPFVGRG